ACCGAGTGAGTTAAAGTAATACTTGAGGTTGACCCCGGAAGTGAGCCTTGCCTGCTCTGGCTCCTGGATATATCGTGCGCGCGAGACACGATGAGCTTCTTGCAAACTTTCGCGGATTTCTTCACTGCAGAACGAATGTACCCCTTCGCGGCGAACTTTTTGCGTTTCTGCTTCATCCTCGTTTTCGCCTACGTCGCCAACCGGATCGCGAGGCGCGTGATCAGGGGGTTGAAGCTGCGCATCGTCACGGCCATGCAGGAGAGGGCTGGCGGAACGACCACCGAGCTCGACAAACGGGCGGGTACGATCATCGCCATCGTCGGCAAGGCGGTAATGGTAGTGATCTGGGCGGTGGCGGTGGTGATGGCCTTGAAGGAGATCGGCTTCGACATCGGTCCCTTGCTCGCCGGCGCGGGCGTGGCCGGCCTCGCCATTGGCTTCGGCGCTCAGAATCTGGTACGGGACGTCATCAGCGGCCTGTTCATGCTGCTCGAGAACCAGGTCCGGGTGAACGACATCGCGGTCATCAACGGAACCGGCGGACTCGTTGAAGAAGTCAATCTGAGGACGACCGTGCTCCGCAGTCTCGACGGCGTGGTGCATGTTTTCCCGAACGGAAACATTCAGAGCCTCTCGAACATGACGCGCAAGTACTCGTTCTATGTCTTCGACGTGGGCGTTGCCTACAAGGAAGATACCGATCGTGTCACCGAGGTCCTCGTGGGCCTGGCCGAGGAGATGATGCATGAAGAAGCCTACAAGGACGACATCCTCGAGCCACTCGAAGTCCTCGGCGTGGATAAGTTCGCGGACTC
The sequence above is a segment of the Vicinamibacteria bacterium genome. Coding sequences within it:
- a CDS encoding mechanosensitive ion channel family protein; the encoded protein is MSFLQTFADFFTAERMYPFAANFLRFCFILVFAYVANRIARRVIRGLKLRIVTAMQERAGGTTTELDKRAGTIIAIVGKAVMVVIWAVAVVMALKEIGFDIGPLLAGAGVAGLAIGFGAQNLVRDVISGLFMLLENQVRVNDIAVINGTGGLVEEVNLRTTVLRSLDGVVHVFPNGNIQSLSNMTRKYSFYVFDVGVAYKEDTDRVTEVLVGLAEEMMHEEAYKDDILEPLEVLGVDKFADSAVVIKTRLKTRPTHQFRIGREMNRRIKKKFDELGIEIPFPHRSVYFGEASAPFRVDSGPNRDLVKAVVREVLAETDGVREKAEAKQE